One Phoenix dactylifera cultivar Barhee BC4 chromosome 14, palm_55x_up_171113_PBpolish2nd_filt_p, whole genome shotgun sequence DNA window includes the following coding sequences:
- the LOC103708129 gene encoding GRAS family protein RAM1-like: MGSLKSNGISSTNQQLSSPTASVSESNAVASFEPETNNQTTFQGLKYDVDIDVEIQSPDISLWESLFADQIDSGTDFMISSPRRDFMISSPRRDFMVFSPRRDYMISPKRDYMISSPKRDYMVSSPKRDCLISSPKREEYMVSSPRRTGISSIYSTHHSSNGYVHGMHGLYGCTSPPYNSSNHSKGKSQSPLHKVFNSFSSPYSSSTQFAHGECLALPAMDAFLDEYGRENYSTYTSSLNGTGGIECSSEPLEMPPTTTLPSLLDCLTVESRYGDGVGEKMAGGLQISGEGDLYQMSQFGVGGAAQQQGQQQQGRDIDHGLLGSVSKTELVESSYHGLLSGPIIPSESEQEQDSGLQLVHLLLACAEAVAKDDYLAARRYLHHLNSVVSPLGDSMQRVASCFADALAARISPSPSSSSSPRPWFPTLDTLKIYQILYQACPYIKFAHFTANQAIFEAFESEDRVHVVDLDIVQGYQWPAFLQALAARPGGPPALRITGVGHPAESVRQTGRHLAELAHSIRVPFEFHPAVADRLEDLLPGMLHRRIGEALAVNAVCRLHRVPGAHLGQLLSMIRDQAPKIVTLVEHEASHNGPYFLGRFLEALHYYSAIFDSLDATFPADSAARAKVEQYIFAPEIKNIVASEGAERVARHERLGRWRKVMEGRGFKGVALSANSVNQSRILLGLYACDGYRLTEDNGCLLLGWQDRAIIAASAWRC; the protein is encoded by the exons ATGGGGAGCTTAAAGAGCAATGGCATCTCTAGCACCAATCAGCAACTGTCTTCACCGACGGCGTCGGTGTCGGAATCCAACGCGGTTGCCTCCTTTGAGCCGGAGACCAACAACCAGACCACCTTCCAAGGGCTCAAGTACGACGTGGACATCGACGTCGAGATCCAGTCGCCAGATATCTCCTTATGGGAGTCCTTGTTTGCCGACCAGATCGATTCAGGCACTGACTTCATGATCTCCTCCCCGAGGAGAGACTTCATGATCTCCTCCCCGAGGAGAGACTTCATGGTCTTTTCCCCTAGGAGAGACTACATGATCTCTCCTAAGAGGGACTACATGATCTCTTCCCCTAAGAGGGATTACATGGTCTCTTCTCCAAAGAGGGACTGCCTGATCTCTTCTCCTAAGAGGGA GGAGTACATGGTGTCATCACCTAGGAGAACAGGCATCAGCTCCATCTACAGTACTCATCATAGCAGTAACGGCTACGTGCATGGGATGCATGGGCTCTATGGATGCACCTCGCCTCCATATAACTCATCCAACCATAGCAAAGGGAAGTCACAGAGCCCACTCCACAAGGTCTTTAACAGCTTTTCTTCTCCATATTCTTCTTCCACTCAGTTTGCTCATGGAGAGTGCCTCGCCCTGCCGGCGATGGACGCATTCTTGGATGAGTACGGTAGGGAGAACTACAGCACGTATACATCATCATTGAATGGCACAGGGGGGATCGAGTGCTCTTCAGAGCCCCTTGAGATGCCACCAACAACGACACTGCCATCGCTGCTGGACTGCTTGACAGTGGAGTCAAGATATGGAGATGGTGTGGGTGAAAAGATGGCCGGAGGGCTGCAGATCAGTGGAGAGGGGGATTTGTATCAGATGAGTCAGTTTGGGGTTGGGGGAGCGGCACAGCAGCAAGGCCAGCAGCAGCAAGGGAGGGATATTGATCATGGATTGCTTGGATCAGTGAGTAAGACTGAGTTGGTAGAATCTTCATACCATGGCTTGTTGAGTGGCCCTATAATACCTTCGGAGTCGGAGCAG GAACAAGACAGTGGGTTGCAGCTGGTGCACCTCCTCCTGGCGTGTGCCGAGGCGGTGGCCAAGGACGACTACCTCGCCGCCCGGCGCTACCTCCACCACCTGAACAGCGTCGTCTCCCCACTCGGCGACTCCATGCAGCGCGTTGCCTCCTGCTTCGCCGACGCCCTCGCCGCCcgcatctctccctctccctcctcctcctcctcccccaggCCCTGGTTCCCCACCCTCGACACTCTCAAGATCTACCAGATCCTCTACCAGGCCTGCCCCTACATCAAATTCGCCCACTTCACCGCCAACCAGGCCATCTTCGAGGCCTTCGAGTCCGAGGACCGCGTCCACGTCGTCGACCTCGACATCGTCCAAGGCTACCAATGGCCCGCCTTCCTCCAAGCGCTCGCCGCCCGCCCGGGGGGGCCGCCAGCCCTCCGCATCACCGGCGTCGGCCACCCGGCCGAGTCGGTCCGCCAGACGGGCCGCCACCTCGCCGAGCTCGCCCACTCCATCCGCGTGCCCTTCGAGTTCCACCCCGCGGTCGCCGACCGCCTCGAGGACCTCCTCCCAGGCATGCTCCACCGCCGCATCGGCGAGGCCCTGGCCGTCAACGCCGTATGCCGCCTCCACCGCGTCCCCGGCGCCCACCTCGGCCAGCTCCTCTCCATGATTCGCGACCAGGCGCCCAAAATCGTCACTCTAGTGGAACACGAAGCCAGCCACAATGGGCCTTACTTCTTGGGGAGGTTCTTGGAGGCATTGCACTATTACTCGGCAATATTCGACTCGTTGGACGCTACTTTTCCGGCGGATTCGGCGGCGAGGGCGAAGGTGGAGCAGTACATCTTCGCGCCGGAGATCAAGAACATCGTGGCGAGCGAGGGAGCGGAGAGGGTGGCGAGGCATGAGAGGCTGGGGAGGTGGAGGAAGGTGATGGAGGGGAGAGGATTCAAGGGGGTGGCGTTGAGTGCTAACTCCGTTAACCAGAGCCGTATATTGTTGGGATTGTATGCCTGCGATGGGTATAGGTTGACGGAGGACAATGGGTGCTTGTTGTTGGGGTGGCAGGACAGGGCAATCATCGCCGCTTCGGCGTGGAGGTGTTGA
- the LOC103708105 gene encoding membrane-anchored ubiquitin-fold protein 3, whose translation MPEEDLVELKFRLYDGSDIGPIRYSSSSTVAMLKERIISEWPRDKKIIPKVANDVKLISAGKILENNKTIAQCKPPFGELPGGGITMHVVVQPSSAKTKTEKKVDDLPKKTTCSCTIL comes from the exons ATGCCGGAAGAGGATCTGGTCGAGCTTAAATTCCGACTCTATGATGGATCGGACATCGGTCCGATCCGgtattcttcctcctccacggTTGCCATGCTCAAAGAAAGAATAATCTCTGAGTGGCCGCGAG ATAAGAAGATTATACCAAAGGTGGCTAATGATGTAAAGTTGATAAGTGCGGGGAAGATTTTAGAAAACAACAAAACAATTGCCCAGTGCAAGCCACCTTTTGGCGAGCTTCCTGGAGGCGGTATCACCATGCATGTTGTTGTTCAACCATCATCTGCTAAGACAAAAACAG AAAAGAAGGTTGATGACTTGCCAAAGAAGACGACCTGTTCTTGCACAATATTGTAG